In the Quadrisphaera sp. RL12-1S genome, one interval contains:
- a CDS encoding gluconate 2-dehydrogenase subunit 3 family protein has product MNDTFFDPHQRATIAAAMARMIPTDDTPGAAEAGTIDFLDGYLSGTDRIYAAPDGNGFEVLTGRRLDAWTQRLEVVRARYVAGVRALDAAAERRGGRFVDLSGEEQDDVLREVERPEGREQEADAARAKVALYGAPVEAALQQTSAEVDLGFVPLLALHTRQGFYADPVYGGNRDHVGWKVIGFPGPASLAEVHQGRYTTIDYFAEDRVHPGTEGLS; this is encoded by the coding sequence GTGAACGACACCTTCTTCGACCCGCACCAGCGCGCGACGATCGCCGCCGCCATGGCGCGCATGATCCCCACGGACGACACCCCGGGTGCTGCCGAGGCCGGGACCATCGACTTCCTCGACGGGTACCTGTCAGGGACCGACCGCATCTACGCGGCCCCGGACGGCAACGGCTTCGAGGTGCTCACCGGCCGCCGGCTCGACGCGTGGACGCAGCGCCTCGAGGTGGTGCGGGCCCGCTACGTGGCCGGTGTCCGCGCCCTGGACGCCGCCGCCGAGCGGCGCGGCGGGCGGTTCGTCGACCTCAGCGGCGAGGAGCAGGACGACGTGCTGCGCGAGGTCGAGCGCCCCGAGGGGCGCGAGCAGGAGGCGGACGCAGCCCGCGCCAAGGTCGCCCTCTACGGCGCGCCCGTCGAGGCTGCGCTGCAGCAGACCAGCGCCGAGGTCGACCTCGGCTTCGTGCCGCTCCTGGCGCTGCACACCCGCCAGGGCTTCTACGCCGACCCCGTCTACGGCGGCAACCGCGACCACGTGGGCTGGAAGGTCATCGGCTTCCCGGGGCCCGCGAGCCTCGCCGAGGTCCACCAGGGCCGCTACACGACCATCGACTACTTCGCCGAGGACCGCGTCCACCCCGGCACGGAGGGCCTGTCATGA
- a CDS encoding GMC family oxidoreductase, whose protein sequence is MTSQTTAGTRHDPTDVLIIGAGASGATAAKVLTESGLRVVALEKGPWRTKETFSGDELASINRYDLWPDPLLNPRTHRTGVDEPATTQLFCPVPQMVGGGTVHWQGWLPRFTEEDFRFHSVVGDVPGASLADWPISYAELEPYYTAVEWAFGVSGQAGANRYESFRSKGYPCPPMPMSRYAEKYHRGAAALGWNTFPTPQAALSQPFDGRPATVLSAFAQQHGDPSGTRSSALNVFVPQAVATGRYDLRPDSVVREITVDARGRATGAVYEDAEGRLHEQRADVVVLACGAVETARLMLLSRSAAHPHGLGNENDLVGRNVTFHEFSSAVATFDDPIYAWAGGGYVSASSFEFYGHDDSRGFAGGGHMATSGVGIPLPINWSLPDRPAWGAEAKRVDREHFNHSMAASMVVHDLPQHDNRVDLDDEVVDDWGLPVARITLTPHENDLAMGRFLIDRSAEILEAAGATSVQKVYPDRVTGNCSHQHGTARMGNDPETSVLDRDCRAHTVENLFVVDGSSFPTGTGANPTLTIMANAWRVAERIAAGRDAATRG, encoded by the coding sequence ATGACCAGCCAGACGACCGCCGGGACCCGGCACGACCCCACCGACGTCCTCATCATCGGTGCCGGCGCCTCGGGTGCCACCGCCGCCAAGGTGCTCACCGAGAGCGGCCTGCGGGTCGTGGCCCTGGAGAAGGGCCCCTGGCGCACCAAGGAGACCTTCAGCGGTGACGAGCTGGCGAGCATCAACCGGTACGACCTGTGGCCGGACCCGCTGCTGAACCCCCGCACCCACCGCACCGGCGTGGACGAGCCCGCCACCACGCAGCTGTTCTGCCCGGTCCCCCAGATGGTGGGCGGCGGCACCGTGCACTGGCAGGGCTGGCTGCCGCGCTTCACGGAGGAGGACTTCAGGTTCCACTCCGTGGTCGGTGACGTCCCCGGCGCCTCCCTGGCCGACTGGCCGATCAGCTACGCCGAGCTCGAGCCGTACTACACCGCGGTGGAGTGGGCCTTCGGCGTCTCCGGGCAGGCGGGCGCCAACAGGTACGAGTCGTTCCGGTCCAAGGGCTACCCGTGCCCGCCGATGCCCATGTCGCGGTACGCGGAGAAGTACCACCGGGGTGCTGCAGCCCTGGGGTGGAACACCTTCCCCACCCCGCAGGCGGCGCTGTCGCAGCCGTTCGACGGGCGCCCGGCGACGGTGCTGAGCGCCTTCGCGCAGCAGCACGGTGACCCGTCAGGGACGCGGTCGAGCGCGCTCAACGTCTTCGTGCCTCAGGCCGTCGCCACGGGGCGCTACGACCTGCGGCCTGACAGCGTGGTGCGGGAGATCACCGTCGACGCGCGCGGGCGCGCGACCGGCGCGGTGTACGAGGACGCCGAGGGGCGCCTGCACGAGCAGCGCGCCGACGTCGTCGTCCTGGCGTGCGGGGCGGTGGAGACCGCCCGGCTCATGCTGCTGTCGCGCTCCGCGGCCCACCCCCACGGCCTGGGCAACGAGAACGACCTGGTGGGCCGGAACGTGACCTTCCACGAGTTCAGCTCCGCCGTCGCCACCTTCGACGACCCGATCTACGCGTGGGCGGGCGGTGGGTACGTCAGCGCGAGCTCGTTCGAGTTCTACGGGCACGACGACAGCCGCGGGTTCGCCGGCGGCGGCCACATGGCGACGTCGGGGGTCGGCATCCCGCTGCCCATCAACTGGTCGCTGCCCGACCGTCCCGCGTGGGGCGCGGAGGCCAAGCGCGTGGACAGGGAGCACTTCAACCACTCGATGGCCGCCTCGATGGTGGTGCACGACCTCCCGCAGCACGACAACCGCGTGGACCTGGACGACGAGGTGGTCGACGACTGGGGCCTGCCGGTGGCGCGCATCACCCTCACCCCCCACGAGAACGACCTGGCGATGGGGCGGTTCCTCATCGACAGGAGCGCGGAGATCCTCGAGGCGGCGGGCGCCACCAGCGTGCAGAAGGTCTACCCGGACCGCGTCACCGGCAACTGCTCCCACCAGCACGGCACCGCGCGCATGGGGAACGACCCGGAGACGTCGGTGCTGGACCGGGACTGCCGGGCGCACACCGTCGAGAACCTCTTCGTGGTGGACGGCAGCTCGTTCCCGACCGGCACCGGCGCCAACCCGACGCTGACGATCATGGCCAACGCGTGGCGCGTGGCGGAGCGGATCGCCGCGGGGCGCGACGCGGCGACGAGGGGGTGA
- a CDS encoding cell wall-binding repeat-containing protein, with translation MSWTATSRRLTALCAAATIGLLGLGTTTAAAAAPSVNRVQGDDRYATAAAVSRALVPTAVSGQVVYIASGENFPDALATGPATQQHASPAPLLLVPRSGALPASVTAELDRLKPADIRVVGGGGAVTDDVVQQLRNWDDSPSRISGSTRYGTAAAITAAAGVRTGGTVYLATGLNYPDALAASAVATRSRSALLLTPQDSLPLETSNALKDLAPTRVVVLGSSGVVSDGVVGQVKAAVPGAGVDRVGGSDRYATAALVSQLGFPGTADGAFVATGANFPDALAAGPLAASKGQPLLLARDSCAPAATTAEFARLKGSSVTVLGGTRAVSDAAASMSVCASAPPPAAPAGKTYGGGSLLVGKDIPAGTYISTKNDSCYWERASNASGKTDAILANDITSGQSIVTILPTDVVFKSSRCSAWSAVDTTPRPQTSIGEGDWLVNIHVAPGTYQSRSNDSCYWQRSSAATGGSDTIIANDIVEKGATATVEISADDVMFTSSRCGTWSKVG, from the coding sequence GTGTCCTGGACCGCCACCTCACGACGGCTGACCGCGCTCTGCGCCGCAGCCACCATCGGCCTGCTCGGCCTCGGGACGACGACGGCGGCTGCTGCCGCTCCGTCGGTGAACCGGGTCCAGGGCGACGACCGCTACGCCACCGCAGCCGCCGTCTCGAGGGCCCTCGTGCCGACCGCCGTCTCGGGGCAGGTCGTCTACATCGCCTCGGGTGAGAACTTCCCCGACGCCCTGGCCACCGGCCCGGCCACGCAGCAGCACGCCTCACCGGCGCCGCTCCTGCTGGTCCCGAGGTCGGGGGCCCTACCCGCGTCCGTCACCGCGGAGCTCGACCGCCTCAAGCCCGCCGACATCCGTGTCGTCGGTGGCGGCGGTGCCGTCACCGACGACGTCGTCCAGCAGCTGCGGAACTGGGACGACAGCCCCAGCCGCATCTCCGGCTCGACCCGCTACGGCACGGCGGCCGCCATCACCGCCGCGGCCGGCGTCAGGACCGGAGGCACCGTCTACCTGGCGACCGGGCTGAACTACCCCGACGCGCTGGCCGCCTCCGCCGTCGCCACCCGCTCCCGCAGCGCCCTGCTGCTCACCCCGCAGGACTCGCTGCCGCTCGAGACGAGCAACGCCCTCAAGGACCTCGCTCCGACCCGGGTGGTGGTCCTCGGGTCGAGCGGGGTCGTGTCCGACGGCGTCGTCGGCCAGGTCAAGGCGGCCGTGCCCGGCGCGGGCGTCGACCGCGTCGGCGGCAGCGACCGCTACGCGACGGCGGCTCTCGTCTCCCAGCTCGGCTTCCCTGGCACCGCGGACGGCGCGTTCGTGGCCACCGGCGCCAACTTCCCCGACGCGCTGGCCGCGGGACCGCTGGCCGCCTCGAAGGGCCAGCCGCTGCTGCTCGCCCGGGACTCATGCGCGCCCGCGGCCACCACCGCGGAGTTCGCGCGACTCAAGGGCTCCAGCGTCACGGTGCTCGGTGGTACGCGGGCGGTGTCCGACGCCGCGGCGAGCATGAGCGTCTGCGCCTCGGCTCCGCCGCCGGCCGCCCCCGCGGGCAAGACGTACGGCGGCGGCTCGCTGCTGGTCGGCAAGGACATCCCCGCGGGCACGTACATCTCGACGAAGAACGACAGCTGCTACTGGGAGCGCGCCTCGAACGCGTCCGGCAAGACCGACGCCATCCTCGCCAACGACATCACCAGCGGTCAGTCGATCGTGACGATCCTGCCCACAGACGTCGTCTTCAAGAGCAGCCGGTGCAGCGCCTGGAGCGCCGTCGACACCACGCCGCGTCCGCAGACGTCCATCGGCGAGGGTGATTGGCTCGTCAACATCCACGTCGCGCCGGGTACGTACCAGTCCAGGAGCAACGACTCCTGCTACTGGCAGCGCAGCAGCGCCGCCACGGGCGGCAGCGACACGATCATCGCCAACGACATCGTCGAGAAGGGCGCCACCGCGACCGTCGAAATCAGCGCTGACGACGTCATGTTCACGTCGAGCCGCTGCGGCACCTGGTCCAAGGTCGGCTGA
- a CDS encoding nitrilase-related carbon-nitrogen hydrolase: MSSTTTTRVAACQLAPTVGDLPANAEVSATAVRTAISAGADVVVLPELVTSGYVFSSPEEARGVAVTPEHGVFAAWAAACTARDGAVVVGGFCELGDDGLLYNSAAVVDASGVRAVYRKAHLWDREKLVFTPGSSAPPVVDTAHGRIAVMVCYDLEFPEWTRTAALPTAERPGADLIAVPTNWPLVPRPAGERVPEVVIAMAAARVNHVAIACADRSGTERGVDWNEGTSIVSADGWVVSEVGAGTGVAWADLDLAASRDKRLTEHAHLLDDRRPELYGAVV, translated from the coding sequence ATGAGCTCGACGACGACGACGCGGGTGGCGGCGTGCCAGCTGGCGCCGACCGTCGGCGACCTCCCTGCCAATGCTGAGGTGTCGGCGACGGCGGTGCGGACGGCGATCAGCGCGGGCGCGGACGTCGTCGTCCTGCCGGAGCTGGTGACGTCGGGCTACGTGTTCTCCTCCCCCGAGGAGGCGCGGGGCGTGGCGGTGACGCCCGAGCACGGCGTCTTCGCGGCCTGGGCCGCGGCGTGCACCGCCCGTGACGGGGCCGTGGTGGTCGGCGGGTTCTGCGAGCTCGGCGACGACGGCCTGCTCTACAACTCAGCCGCGGTGGTCGACGCCAGCGGCGTGCGCGCGGTGTACCGCAAGGCGCACCTGTGGGACCGGGAGAAGCTGGTCTTCACCCCCGGCTCCTCGGCGCCGCCCGTGGTGGACACCGCGCACGGGCGCATCGCCGTGATGGTCTGCTACGACCTCGAGTTCCCCGAGTGGACCCGGACCGCCGCGCTCCCTACAGCCGAGCGGCCCGGGGCGGACCTCATCGCCGTACCGACCAACTGGCCGCTCGTGCCGCGCCCCGCGGGCGAGCGGGTGCCGGAGGTGGTCATCGCCATGGCGGCGGCACGGGTCAACCACGTGGCCATCGCGTGCGCCGACCGGTCCGGCACCGAGCGCGGCGTGGACTGGAACGAGGGCACGAGCATCGTCAGCGCCGACGGCTGGGTGGTGTCCGAGGTGGGCGCCGGGACGGGCGTGGCGTGGGCCGACCTCGACCTGGCGGCGTCGCGGGACAAGCGGCTGACGGAGCACGCCCACCTCCTGGACGACCGCCGCCCCGAGCTGTACGGGGCCGTGGTCTAG
- a CDS encoding APC family permease produces MSTTAPSTTTGGGLKRELKVADAAAFSVGLIGPVGVMALLGAGAAGILGPGATWAFVFALVAVSLVAYGFVKLSRHISHTGSVYALVGITLGPRSGFVAGWALFFAYVTIGAGSGMEIGFFLDQLLDRLGAGFSVDYALVFVVALAVVLVLARREVHVITRSLLYAELIGAALVTLLSVVILVRLGTGTAPGGRSLNADFLSLPSGTGVATIAAAAVFGFLAFAGFEGAAALGEETQDPKRDIPRALKIAIVVVGAFYLLSIVAQSLGYGTDEAGTQAFSSAGAPYLDLGTAYVGAWLGDLLTVAAIVSLFAIFLGTVSAAARILFALARDTGSQRGIARLSPTGAPSTALVVAGVLTLLVVVIERLTVTSGALNATYYALTIGTIALLVAYVLATAGAIRFLFFRGAAKAPRWQVVVPVLGLALVIYTIYRNAVGLEAPYSWFPWVVLAWLVLGVAISFAPGLAGRVRASLERSQS; encoded by the coding sequence ATGAGCACCACCGCACCCTCGACGACGACGGGAGGCGGCCTCAAGCGCGAGCTCAAGGTCGCCGACGCCGCCGCCTTCTCCGTCGGCCTCATCGGCCCCGTCGGCGTCATGGCCCTGCTGGGCGCCGGCGCCGCCGGCATCCTCGGCCCGGGCGCGACGTGGGCGTTCGTCTTCGCGCTCGTCGCCGTCTCGCTGGTGGCGTACGGCTTCGTGAAGCTGTCGCGCCACATCTCCCACACCGGCTCGGTGTACGCGCTGGTCGGCATCACGCTCGGCCCGCGCTCGGGCTTCGTCGCCGGGTGGGCGCTGTTCTTCGCCTACGTCACCATCGGCGCCGGCTCCGGCATGGAGATCGGCTTCTTCCTCGACCAGCTGCTCGACAGGCTCGGGGCCGGGTTCAGCGTCGACTACGCGCTGGTCTTCGTCGTCGCCCTGGCCGTCGTGCTGGTGCTGGCCCGGCGCGAGGTGCACGTCATCACGCGCTCCCTGCTGTACGCCGAGCTCATCGGCGCGGCGCTCGTGACGCTGCTGAGCGTCGTCATCCTCGTGCGCCTGGGCACGGGCACCGCGCCGGGCGGGCGCAGCCTGAACGCCGACTTCCTCAGTCTCCCGTCCGGCACGGGCGTCGCGACCATCGCCGCCGCCGCGGTGTTCGGCTTCCTCGCGTTCGCGGGCTTCGAGGGTGCCGCGGCGCTCGGTGAGGAGACGCAGGACCCCAAGCGCGACATCCCCCGCGCCCTCAAGATCGCCATCGTGGTGGTCGGGGCGTTCTACCTGCTCTCGATCGTCGCGCAGTCCCTCGGCTACGGCACCGACGAGGCCGGCACCCAGGCCTTCTCCTCCGCCGGTGCGCCTTACCTCGACCTGGGCACCGCCTACGTCGGCGCGTGGCTGGGCGACCTGCTCACCGTCGCCGCGATCGTCAGCCTCTTCGCCATCTTCCTCGGCACCGTCTCCGCGGCCGCGCGCATCCTGTTCGCCCTGGCGCGCGACACCGGCAGCCAGCGCGGCATCGCCCGCCTGTCCCCCACCGGCGCGCCGTCGACGGCGCTGGTGGTCGCCGGGGTGCTGACGCTCCTCGTCGTCGTCATCGAGCGGCTGACCGTCACCTCCGGTGCGCTCAACGCCACCTACTACGCCCTCACCATCGGGACCATCGCGCTGCTCGTCGCGTACGTGCTGGCGACGGCCGGCGCCATCCGCTTCCTGTTCTTCCGCGGTGCGGCCAAGGCGCCGCGGTGGCAGGTGGTGGTGCCGGTGCTCGGCCTGGCGCTGGTCATCTACACGATCTACCGCAACGCCGTGGGCCTCGAGGCGCCGTACTCGTGGTTCCCGTGGGTGGTGCTCGCCTGGCTCGTGCTCGGCGTGGCGATCTCCTTCGCGCCGGGGCTCGCCGGGCGCGTGCGGGCGAGCCTGGAGCGGTCGCAGTCATGA
- the hisD gene encoding histidinol dehydrogenase: MLSTPAVLTSLAGRFTTLKAPAVDAPPAQHDPAVASRVRQMLLDIEAGGMDAVLKHAAELDRWDGRDVELSPADIAKSADALPRDLREAIELGARRTQAFAKVQRNHLVDVETELEPGLVVGHRYIPVGRVGAYLPAGRFPLTASAFMTVGVAKAAGVGDVVACTPPQPDGRANPAVVYAAHVSGVDRVFVLGGVQALAAMAFGLVGDGPVDMLVGAGNAYVAEAKRQLFGRVAIDLPAGPSEVAVIADETADPVLVAADLLGQAEHGPTSPAALVTTSHALGVAVVAEVEKQLATLATRDIAGPAWRDFGSVLVADDRETAATLMDDLAPEHLEVQTADDDWYHARLRNYGSLFLGEASTVAYSDKGMAGTNHVLPTAGGAKHSAGLSVSRFLKPLTYQRVTQEATPLLATAVQVISDSEGMAAHSATATLRTARWSA, encoded by the coding sequence GTGCTCTCCACGCCCGCCGTCCTCACCTCCCTCGCCGGCCGCTTCACCACCCTGAAGGCCCCCGCCGTCGACGCCCCGCCCGCCCAGCACGACCCCGCCGTCGCCAGCCGCGTCCGCCAGATGCTGCTCGACATCGAGGCCGGCGGCATGGACGCCGTGCTCAAGCACGCCGCGGAGCTGGACCGCTGGGACGGCCGCGACGTCGAGCTCTCCCCCGCCGACATCGCCAAGTCCGCCGACGCCCTCCCGCGAGACCTCCGCGAGGCCATCGAGCTCGGCGCCCGCCGCACCCAGGCCTTCGCGAAGGTCCAGCGAAACCACCTCGTCGACGTCGAGACCGAGCTCGAGCCGGGCCTCGTCGTCGGCCACCGCTACATCCCCGTCGGCCGCGTCGGCGCCTACCTGCCCGCCGGCCGCTTCCCGCTGACTGCGAGCGCGTTCATGACGGTCGGCGTCGCGAAGGCCGCCGGCGTGGGCGACGTCGTCGCCTGCACCCCGCCCCAGCCCGACGGGCGCGCCAACCCCGCGGTCGTCTACGCCGCGCACGTGTCCGGCGTCGACAGGGTCTTCGTGCTCGGCGGCGTGCAGGCGCTCGCCGCGATGGCCTTCGGCCTGGTCGGTGACGGCCCGGTCGACATGCTGGTCGGTGCGGGCAACGCCTACGTGGCCGAGGCCAAGCGGCAGCTGTTCGGTCGGGTGGCCATCGACCTGCCCGCCGGCCCCAGCGAGGTCGCGGTGATCGCTGACGAGACCGCCGACCCGGTGCTCGTCGCCGCGGACCTGCTCGGCCAGGCCGAGCACGGCCCCACCTCCCCCGCCGCGCTGGTCACCACCTCCCACGCGCTGGGCGTCGCCGTCGTCGCGGAGGTCGAGAAGCAGCTCGCCACCCTGGCCACCCGCGACATCGCCGGCCCCGCCTGGCGCGACTTCGGCTCGGTGCTCGTCGCCGATGACCGCGAGACCGCCGCCACCCTCATGGACGACCTCGCCCCCGAGCACCTCGAGGTCCAGACCGCCGACGACGACTGGTACCACGCCCGGCTCCGCAACTACGGCTCCCTCTTCCTCGGGGAGGCGTCCACCGTCGCCTACTCCGACAAGGGCATGGCCGGCACCAACCACGTGCTCCCCACCGCCGGCGGCGCCAAGCACAGCGCGGGCCTGTCGGTCTCGCGCTTCCTCAAGCCGCTGACCTACCAGCGCGTGACCCAGGAGGCGACGCCGCTGCTGGCCACGGCCGTGCAGGTCATCTCCGACTCCGAGGGCATGGCCGCCCACAGCGCCACCGCCACGCTCCGCACCGCCCGCTGGTCCGCCTGA
- a CDS encoding LysR family transcriptional regulator codes for MTLVQLRAFLASLKTGSFTGAARELGMTQASVSELVRRLEEESGGELFVRGARRLVVTAAGRELAPYAEQAVTAADAGARAVAALGALGGGTASFGLLRNADHYALAGLVEQFHTRYPAVRARFIGQNSVEVAASVVSGELEAGLAVLPVDDDGLDVVPLLRDEVLWVSADASRLREAVSIADVAAARLVLYDAHYGWRDPTRRQLAERAQLAGLSLEASIEVEHVETALRLVARGLGDTFVARAVTQSAVFPEGLHVVPFADPLYDTVALVSRRGAVLSPATREIARMARAMLDA; via the coding sequence GTGACGTTGGTGCAGCTGCGGGCGTTCCTCGCTTCGCTCAAGACGGGGAGCTTCACGGGCGCGGCCCGGGAGCTCGGGATGACGCAGGCGTCGGTGTCGGAGCTGGTGCGTCGGCTGGAGGAGGAGTCCGGCGGTGAGCTGTTCGTCCGCGGGGCCCGCCGACTGGTGGTGACGGCGGCGGGTCGTGAGCTGGCGCCCTACGCGGAGCAGGCCGTAACGGCCGCCGACGCTGGCGCGCGTGCGGTGGCGGCGCTCGGGGCGCTGGGGGGTGGGACGGCGTCGTTCGGGCTGCTGCGCAACGCCGACCACTACGCGCTGGCCGGTCTGGTGGAGCAGTTCCACACCCGCTACCCCGCGGTGCGGGCGAGGTTCATCGGCCAGAACTCGGTGGAGGTGGCGGCCTCCGTGGTCTCCGGCGAGCTCGAGGCGGGTCTTGCTGTGCTGCCCGTCGACGACGACGGGCTGGACGTGGTGCCGCTGCTGCGCGACGAGGTGCTGTGGGTGTCGGCTGATGCGTCGCGGCTGCGGGAGGCGGTGTCGATCGCTGACGTGGCTGCGGCGCGGCTGGTGCTCTACGACGCGCACTACGGCTGGCGCGACCCCACGCGCCGCCAGCTGGCCGAGAGGGCACAGCTGGCGGGGCTGTCGCTGGAGGCGAGCATCGAGGTGGAGCACGTCGAGACGGCGCTCCGGCTCGTGGCCCGCGGGCTGGGGGACACGTTCGTGGCGAGGGCGGTGACGCAGTCGGCGGTGTTCCCCGAGGGGCTGCACGTGGTGCCGTTCGCGGACCCGCTCTACGACACGGTGGCACTGGTCAGCCGCCGCGGTGCAGTGCTTTCACCGGCGACGCGGGAGATCGCCCGGATGGCGCGGGCAATGCTTGACGCTTAG